Proteins from a genomic interval of Microbacterium abyssi:
- a CDS encoding ABC transporter permease subunit, producing MPTETPTEIDTATSRRAPSAVRESHARRWRGFGWGFIVKLALMALINAFGIMTAIAAWRVESWIVLAVIVVLVAAADWVYFSKKMLPMKYLLPGLVFLLVFQIFIFGYTAYIAFTNYGTGHIGTQEQAVEAALIQGERRLDDSPTYPLSVVQRGDELGFAVATDDDGVLVGSAIDPLAEAPDASVGASGAPTEVPGWAVLPRAAVLSDPALQSEITQLRVPVSDDPNDGSIRTREGSTGAVYESTLIWDADAQTITDTSTGTVYSASDRGSFVSDDGEALPTGWYVNVGFENFLKLFTDATLASTLGSVTIWTFAFAILSVGLSFAVGLGLAMVYNDPRVKGRRILRALFILPYAFPAFMAALLFRGMFNAEFGVINELFFFGGHINWLGDPWLTRAAVIFVNVWLSYPYWFLVCTGALQSLPGDTLEAAEIDGAGRWQRFRSIVLPLLLVSTAPLLIASFAVAFNNFTVIYTFNNGGPSIPGAPYALGSTDILVSAIYDVSGVSGGASDYGLASALSIVAFVVIGIISAVSFRQTRRLEEYQ from the coding sequence ATGCCGACCGAGACACCGACCGAGATCGACACCGCGACCTCTCGGCGCGCCCCGAGCGCCGTGCGCGAGTCCCACGCCAGGCGCTGGCGCGGATTCGGATGGGGCTTCATCGTCAAGCTCGCGCTGATGGCGCTGATCAATGCCTTCGGCATCATGACCGCGATCGCCGCGTGGCGGGTGGAATCGTGGATCGTGCTGGCGGTCATCGTCGTGCTGGTCGCCGCCGCCGACTGGGTGTACTTCAGCAAGAAGATGCTGCCGATGAAGTACCTGTTGCCGGGGCTCGTCTTCCTGCTGGTGTTCCAGATCTTCATCTTCGGCTACACCGCCTACATCGCCTTCACCAACTACGGCACCGGGCACATCGGCACCCAGGAGCAGGCCGTCGAGGCCGCTCTGATCCAGGGCGAGCGACGACTCGACGACTCGCCCACCTATCCGCTCTCGGTGGTGCAGCGCGGCGACGAGCTGGGGTTCGCGGTCGCGACAGACGATGACGGCGTGCTCGTCGGATCCGCCATCGATCCTCTCGCAGAGGCTCCCGATGCCTCGGTCGGGGCCAGCGGAGCGCCGACCGAGGTTCCCGGCTGGGCCGTCCTGCCCCGAGCCGCCGTGCTGTCGGACCCCGCGCTGCAGTCTGAGATCACCCAGCTGCGGGTCCCCGTCTCCGACGACCCCAACGACGGCTCGATCCGCACCCGCGAAGGATCGACGGGCGCGGTCTACGAGTCGACGCTGATCTGGGATGCCGACGCGCAGACGATCACCGACACCTCCACCGGAACGGTCTACAGCGCGAGCGACCGCGGAAGCTTCGTCTCGGACGACGGGGAGGCGCTCCCCACCGGCTGGTACGTGAACGTCGGCTTCGAGAACTTCCTGAAGCTGTTCACGGATGCCACGCTCGCGAGCACCCTCGGGAGCGTCACGATCTGGACCTTCGCCTTCGCGATCCTCTCGGTCGGACTCAGCTTCGCCGTCGGACTCGGTCTTGCGATGGTCTACAACGATCCGAGGGTCAAGGGCCGGCGCATCCTGCGCGCGCTGTTCATCCTGCCCTACGCGTTCCCCGCCTTCATGGCGGCGCTGCTCTTCCGCGGCATGTTCAACGCCGAGTTCGGCGTGATCAACGAGCTGTTCTTCTTCGGCGGCCACATCAACTGGCTCGGAGATCCGTGGCTCACCAGAGCCGCGGTGATCTTCGTCAACGTCTGGTTGAGCTATCCGTACTGGTTCCTGGTGTGTACGGGCGCGCTGCAGTCGCTGCCCGGCGACACGCTCGAGGCGGCCGAGATCGACGGCGCCGGGCGCTGGCAGCGGTTCCGGTCGATCGTGCTGCCGCTGCTGCTGGTGTCGACGGCTCCTCTGCTGATCGCATCCTTCGCGGTCGCGTTCAACAACTTCACGGTCATCTACACGTTCAACAACGGCGGGCCGTCGATACCGGGCGCACCCTATGCGCTGGGTTCGACCGACATCCTCGTCTCGGCGATCTACGACGTCTCCGGCGTCTCGGGCGGCGCATCGGACTACGGTCTCGCGAGCGCCCTGTCGATCGTCGCGTTCGTCGTCATCGGCATCATCTCGGCCGTGAGCTTCCGCCAGACCCGCAGACTCGAGGAGTACCAGTGA
- a CDS encoding sugar ABC transporter substrate-binding protein has translation MRKHIGVGAFALAAAVVLTGCSSSAPETGDDVPAGDGAELVIWTDAEREAALTAAAEAFEEETGATVTLVQKNFEDLRNDFIAQVPTGEGPDITVGAHDWLGALVAAGVVDTIDLGDTADEFEQVALDAMTYDGQLYALPYSLETIALIQNVDLVGDAAPATWDEMIQSGIDSGAERPFVINTAGETGDGYTMYGFQTSFGAPVFVQDSSGSYTSEVGMGGAPGEAFADWLGANGSAGTGYISTTVDYDINNELFSSGKAPYTIQGPWAMSTFEGMNVTVNPIPSAGGETAAPFVGVQGFYLSSESSNALLAQEFLVNYLGTEDAQRALYEADPRIPAWSTLAEEVSSDPITAGFVASAQDGVPMPSIPEMGSVWDLWNAAQVQIINGADPVATWNTMITDLEATLAG, from the coding sequence ATGCGCAAGCACATCGGAGTCGGCGCGTTCGCGCTGGCAGCGGCCGTCGTCCTGACCGGCTGCAGTTCGAGCGCCCCGGAGACCGGCGACGACGTTCCGGCCGGCGACGGCGCAGAACTCGTCATCTGGACGGATGCCGAGCGCGAAGCGGCGCTCACGGCCGCCGCCGAGGCGTTCGAGGAGGAGACCGGGGCCACCGTCACCCTCGTGCAGAAGAACTTCGAGGACCTCCGCAACGACTTCATCGCGCAGGTCCCGACCGGTGAAGGCCCCGACATCACGGTCGGCGCGCACGACTGGCTGGGAGCGCTCGTCGCCGCCGGCGTCGTCGACACCATCGATCTCGGCGACACCGCCGACGAGTTCGAGCAGGTCGCGCTGGACGCCATGACGTATGACGGCCAGCTCTACGCCCTTCCGTACTCGCTGGAGACCATCGCACTCATCCAGAACGTCGACCTCGTGGGCGATGCGGCACCGGCCACCTGGGACGAGATGATCCAGAGCGGCATCGACTCGGGCGCGGAGCGGCCGTTCGTGATCAACACGGCCGGCGAGACCGGCGACGGCTACACGATGTACGGCTTCCAGACCTCATTCGGCGCCCCGGTGTTCGTGCAGGACTCCTCGGGGTCGTACACGTCCGAGGTCGGCATGGGCGGTGCCCCTGGTGAGGCGTTCGCCGACTGGCTGGGTGCCAACGGCTCCGCGGGCACCGGATACATCTCCACCACCGTCGACTACGACATCAACAACGAGCTGTTCTCGTCGGGCAAGGCGCCCTACACGATCCAGGGGCCGTGGGCGATGAGCACGTTCGAGGGCATGAACGTCACGGTCAACCCGATCCCGTCGGCCGGCGGCGAGACGGCTGCCCCGTTCGTGGGCGTGCAGGGCTTCTACCTCTCCAGCGAGAGCAGCAACGCGCTGCTCGCGCAGGAGTTCCTGGTGAACTACCTCGGCACCGAGGACGCGCAGCGCGCGCTCTACGAGGCCGACCCGCGCATCCCGGCGTGGAGCACGCTCGCCGAGGAGGTCTCCTCCGACCCGATCACCGCCGGTTTCGTCGCCTCCGCCCAGGACGGCGTACCGATGCCGTCGATCCCCGAGATGGGATCGGTCTGGGATCTGTGGAACGCCGCCCAGGTGCAGATCATCAACGGCGCCGATCCGGTCGCCACGTGGAACACCATGATCACCGACCTCGAAGCCACTCTGGCCGGTTGA
- a CDS encoding sugar ABC transporter permease, whose translation MSTQTRAVVTGSSDATASRAGARRRRWWAEVGWKYGLAAVVLVFAAFPLVYVLSASLNPQGSLAASNDLFAVVDIANYVALGESRYWVWFGNTLLIGVVTSVGSVIMGAAAAYAFSRFRFTGRRVSLTTLLVVQMFPQALAFVAIFLMLLTIGEVIPALGINSKIALICVYLGGALGANTFLMYGFFNTIPVEIDESAKIDGASHAQIFWKLIMPLVVPILAVVALLSFLACFGDFILSKIILTSEDNWTLAVGMYQWVSNQLTSRWGLFAAGVVIAAVPVLALFFSLQKYIVGGLTQGAVKG comes from the coding sequence ATGTCCACTCAGACAAGAGCAGTGGTGACCGGATCCTCGGATGCCACGGCATCCCGCGCCGGCGCACGTCGACGCCGCTGGTGGGCCGAAGTCGGCTGGAAGTACGGCCTCGCGGCCGTCGTGCTCGTTTTCGCGGCGTTCCCGCTCGTGTACGTGCTCTCGGCGTCGCTGAATCCGCAGGGCAGCCTCGCGGCGAGCAACGACCTGTTCGCCGTCGTCGACATCGCCAACTACGTCGCACTCGGCGAATCCCGCTACTGGGTGTGGTTCGGGAACACCCTGCTGATCGGCGTGGTCACGTCCGTCGGCTCGGTGATCATGGGAGCGGCCGCCGCGTACGCGTTCTCGCGGTTCCGCTTCACCGGACGCCGCGTCAGCCTGACCACGCTGCTGGTCGTGCAGATGTTCCCGCAGGCGCTCGCGTTCGTCGCGATCTTCCTGATGCTGCTCACGATCGGCGAGGTCATCCCGGCTCTCGGCATCAACTCGAAGATCGCCCTCATCTGCGTGTACCTCGGCGGTGCACTCGGGGCGAACACCTTCCTCATGTACGGCTTCTTCAACACCATCCCGGTCGAGATCGACGAGTCGGCGAAGATCGACGGCGCGAGCCACGCGCAGATCTTCTGGAAGCTGATCATGCCCCTGGTCGTGCCGATCCTCGCGGTCGTCGCCCTGCTGTCGTTCCTGGCGTGCTTCGGGGACTTCATCCTGTCGAAGATCATCCTGACCTCCGAGGACAACTGGACGCTCGCCGTCGGCATGTACCAGTGGGTCTCGAACCAGCTGACTTCCCGCTGGGGGCTGTTCGCCGCCGGTGTCGTCATCGCCGCGGTCCCCGTGCTCGCCCTGTTCTTCTCCCTGCAGAAGTACATCGTCGGAGGACTCACCCAGGGCGCCGTCAAGGGCTGA